Proteins from a genomic interval of Pseudoalteromonas sp. MEBiC 03607:
- a CDS encoding exonuclease III, protein MKKQLVMLSLACISFGSLASNPHYFSADNRIESKLCSLSANEGFTAARKEAAKHGISMSRFSKSILCNGTDIREIAKKAQSQEAATKAAVEVFAKNEQKETQLCITALKKGLTPVREKIGNLNTLKCNGEAVTDFVKRYQNAAI, encoded by the coding sequence ATGAAAAAACAATTAGTGATGCTTTCTCTTGCATGTATCTCATTTGGCTCATTAGCAAGCAACCCGCACTACTTTTCAGCTGATAACCGTATTGAATCAAAGTTATGTAGCTTAAGTGCGAACGAAGGGTTTACCGCTGCACGTAAAGAAGCAGCAAAGCATGGCATTTCAATGTCACGTTTTTCAAAGAGCATTTTATGTAACGGTACTGACATCCGTGAAATTGCTAAAAAAGCACAATCACAAGAAGCTGCAACAAAGGCAGCTGTTGAAGTGTTTGCTAAAAATGAGCAAAAAGAGACTCAACTTTGTATCACTGCACTTAAAAAAGGTTTAACACCTGTGCGTGAAAAAATTGGTAACTTAAATACTTTAAAATGTAATGGCGAAGCAGTAACAGATTTCGTTAAGCGTTACCAAAACGCAGCTATCTAA
- the yfbV gene encoding terminus macrodomain insulation protein YfbV, whose protein sequence is MQKGVMSQVQTGRQYAKKWPMRQELAPMFAEFRVIKATVLAITVMPILAMLTVFMQVNYLGSDYFPQAITIALFFLSLPLQGLLWLGRRAQTRLEPAMLSWYTELHSKMKAHGYQSQLTTEKPCYTDLAQLLKDMFEKMDKAFTKEHF, encoded by the coding sequence ATGCAAAAAGGTGTCATGTCACAAGTGCAAACAGGTCGTCAGTACGCGAAAAAATGGCCGATGCGACAAGAGCTCGCTCCAATGTTTGCCGAATTTAGAGTGATCAAGGCCACTGTTCTGGCTATTACAGTGATGCCAATATTGGCAATGCTGACTGTATTCATGCAAGTTAATTATTTAGGTAGTGATTATTTTCCACAAGCTATCACTATCGCGCTTTTCTTTTTATCACTACCGCTGCAAGGTTTGTTGTGGCTAGGTCGTCGCGCTCAAACCCGTTTAGAACCAGCTATGTTAAGTTGGTATACCGAGCTGCATAGTAAAATGAAGGCGCATGGCTATCAGTCACAACTCACAACTGAAAAACCATGCTACACAGATTTAGCTCAACTTTTAAAAGATATGTTCGAAAAGATGGATAAAGCGTTCACAAAAGAACACTTTTAA
- the scpB gene encoding SMC-Scp complex subunit ScpB, which translates to MAAKRISDEQLVEIIEAAIFVAGKPVSKRHLKETVLADLSVSMPRINNAIDQIQTHYQTRGIKLVAVGSGYRFQACASLAPWLANLWQERAPKYSRALLETLSLIAYRQPITRGEIEQVRGVTVGSGIIKTLLEREWIRVVGHKEVPGRPALYATTAAFLDYFSLAGLDELPPLPELQESKINQLLSDPSVRELSE; encoded by the coding sequence ATGGCCGCAAAACGTATCAGTGATGAACAATTAGTCGAAATCATAGAAGCCGCGATTTTTGTTGCCGGGAAGCCTGTGTCTAAGCGTCATTTAAAAGAGACAGTATTAGCTGATTTAAGCGTATCTATGCCACGCATAAATAATGCAATTGACCAAATTCAAACGCATTATCAAACTCGAGGCATTAAGCTTGTTGCCGTTGGCAGCGGTTATCGGTTTCAAGCATGTGCAAGTTTAGCACCTTGGCTTGCAAACTTATGGCAAGAGCGAGCACCGAAATACTCAAGAGCACTATTAGAAACTTTATCCTTGATTGCCTATAGACAACCCATAACCCGTGGTGAGATTGAACAAGTACGGGGGGTTACAGTTGGCTCAGGGATAATTAAAACATTATTAGAAAGAGAGTGGATAAGAGTTGTTGGCCACAAAGAAGTGCCGGGGCGTCCTGCCTTGTACGCCACCACTGCTGCTTTCTTAGACTATTTTTCATTAGCTGGTTTAGATGAATTACCACCACTGCCTGAGCTTCAGGAAAGTAAAATCAACCAGTTATTGAGCGATCCTTCTGTGAGAGAACTATCTGAATGA
- the lolA gene encoding outer membrane lipoprotein chaperone LolA, with amino-acid sequence MKKIKYLALIMGCLLSGQSFADDSEALQQQLAAIKSFKAEFSQQVTDSQGEAIMQGEGNIALQQPMMIRWQQQSPDDTLFVSNGDKTYYFDSFAEQVTIMNTHSLIDSTPFVLLTSKDPEQWAKYQVVATEAGFSVTPNKGVESQVEKLDISFNAKEQGLASLTVLDTSGQQSLFTFKDAKVNEALAAQTFEFTIPEGVEVDDQSQGD; translated from the coding sequence ATGAAAAAAATTAAATACCTAGCCCTAATTATGGGTTGTTTATTAAGCGGTCAAAGTTTTGCAGACGACAGCGAAGCGTTGCAACAACAACTGGCTGCAATTAAAAGTTTTAAAGCAGAGTTTTCACAGCAGGTGACCGATTCTCAAGGTGAAGCTATCATGCAAGGTGAGGGGAACATTGCCCTTCAACAGCCTATGATGATCCGCTGGCAACAACAAAGCCCAGATGACACCTTGTTTGTATCTAATGGCGACAAAACTTATTACTTCGACAGCTTTGCTGAACAAGTAACCATTATGAATACCCACAGCCTAATTGATTCAACACCGTTTGTATTGTTGACCTCAAAAGATCCTGAGCAGTGGGCAAAATACCAAGTTGTGGCAACAGAGGCAGGCTTTAGTGTCACGCCAAACAAAGGCGTTGAGAGCCAAGTTGAAAAGTTAGATATTAGCTTTAATGCTAAAGAGCAAGGTCTTGCATCACTAACTGTATTAGACACCTCTGGTCAGCAGTCTTTATTTACCTTTAAAGATGCCAAAGTAAATGAAGCGCTTGCAGCTCAAACATTTGAATTTACCATTCCTGAGGGCGTGGAAGTTGACGACCAAAGCCAAGGTGATTAA
- the rluB gene encoding 23S rRNA pseudouridine(2605) synthase RluB: MSNLETEKLQKVLARAGVGSRREMEKYIDANRVSVNGKVARLGDRVEASDVIRVDGHVVKIEDKAERICRVLMYNKPEGELCTRKDPEGRRTVFDRLPRVDGERWIAVGRLDINTAGLMLFTNDGELANRLMHPSYEVEREYSARVFGEVTNETLRTLTKGVELEDGPAKFLNIKPMGGEGINRWFNVTLTEGRNREVRRLWQSQDVEVSRLIRIRYGKLELDKRLPQGGWAELDLDTVNYLRKTVQLGRETQTKLSAIPEKRKDKRAKINQIRKAVKKHNQRAKQTKRR; the protein is encoded by the coding sequence ATGAGTAATTTAGAAACTGAAAAGTTACAAAAAGTATTAGCCCGTGCTGGTGTGGGTTCACGTCGTGAAATGGAAAAATACATTGATGCCAACCGCGTAAGTGTTAACGGTAAAGTTGCCCGTTTAGGTGACCGTGTAGAGGCAAGCGATGTAATCCGTGTTGATGGTCACGTTGTGAAAATTGAAGACAAAGCTGAGCGTATTTGTCGTGTGCTTATGTATAACAAACCCGAAGGTGAGTTATGTACACGTAAAGACCCTGAAGGCCGTCGTACGGTATTTGATCGTTTACCACGTGTAGATGGCGAACGTTGGATTGCAGTGGGTCGATTAGATATCAACACTGCAGGTTTAATGTTGTTTACTAACGATGGTGAACTTGCTAACCGTTTAATGCACCCAAGCTACGAAGTAGAGCGTGAGTACTCAGCTCGTGTGTTTGGTGAAGTGACTAACGAAACGCTACGCACTTTAACAAAAGGCGTTGAGCTTGAAGATGGTCCTGCAAAATTCTTAAACATCAAACCTATGGGTGGTGAAGGTATCAACCGTTGGTTCAATGTCACTTTAACAGAAGGTCGTAACCGCGAAGTTCGTCGTTTATGGCAATCGCAAGATGTAGAAGTTTCTCGTCTTATTCGTATTCGCTACGGTAAGTTAGAGCTTGATAAGCGTTTACCACAAGGTGGTTGGGCTGAGCTTGATTTAGATACCGTTAACTATTTACGTAAAACAGTACAGTTAGGTCGCGAAACACAAACTAAGTTGTCGGCTATTCCTGAAAAACGTAAAGACAAGCGTGCTAAAATTAACCAAATCCGTAAGGCGGTTAAAAAGCACAATCAACGCGCTAAACAAACTAAGCGTCGTTAA
- a CDS encoding putative RNA methyltransferase yields MSLHYHCPLCKLELTLTDKTYRCDNNHSFDIAKEGYVNLLPVQNKKSKQPGDNLEMVQARRAFLSAGHYLFLQQALAELVASLKPNTVIDLGCGEGFYTQAIAAQSSAEVYGVDISKPAVKYAAKRYENANFSVASISQAPFADASADVLVSVFAPLFAQELARLAKSQGSLIVASPGPWHLKELKAFIYADVKPHTEIEPPAGFSKESINLLEQQVLLPVDEIKHLIMMTPFAWKFRPEHWQQIEQQGPQKVTLSFYVSQFIRD; encoded by the coding sequence ATGAGTCTTCACTATCACTGCCCGCTTTGCAAACTTGAACTTACGCTAACCGATAAAACTTACCGCTGTGACAACAACCATAGTTTTGATATCGCCAAAGAGGGTTATGTCAATTTACTACCCGTGCAAAATAAAAAGTCGAAACAACCGGGTGATAACCTTGAAATGGTGCAAGCACGCCGAGCTTTTTTAAGTGCGGGGCACTACCTTTTTTTACAGCAAGCTTTAGCTGAGTTAGTGGCATCACTTAAACCAAATACAGTAATTGATTTAGGATGTGGCGAAGGCTTTTATACCCAAGCAATAGCAGCGCAATCGAGTGCCGAAGTATATGGTGTTGATATTTCGAAGCCGGCGGTAAAATACGCGGCTAAGCGTTATGAAAATGCAAATTTTAGTGTTGCCTCGATTAGCCAAGCCCCTTTTGCTGACGCATCTGCCGATGTGCTTGTCAGTGTGTTTGCTCCCTTATTTGCACAAGAACTTGCTCGACTTGCCAAATCGCAAGGCAGTCTAATTGTCGCAAGCCCAGGACCTTGGCATCTTAAAGAATTAAAAGCGTTTATTTATGCGGATGTAAAACCACATACAGAGATAGAGCCACCAGCAGGATTTAGTAAAGAGTCAATAAACTTACTAGAGCAACAGGTGCTATTGCCTGTTGATGAGATTAAACATTTAATTATGATGACACCGTTTGCTTGGAAGTTTCGCCCAGAGCATTGGCAGCAGATAGAGCAACAAGGCCCACAAAAAGTAACGTTATCGTTTTATGTGAGCCAGTTTATTCGTGATTAA
- the xthA gene encoding exodeoxyribonuclease III — protein sequence MKVISFNINGLRARLHQLQAVIDKHQPDIIGLQEIKVHDEAFPLEDVQKMGYHVFFHGQKAHYGVAMLCKQEPKSVVKGFATDTDESQRRMISVTVTQENGRDLTVMNGYFPQGDNIAHETKFPYKRQFYKDLMTHLEDNHTPEQDVIVMGDINISPTDLDIGIGEPNRKRWLKTGKCSFQPEEREWLSTLLNWGFKDTFRELYPEKTEQYSWFDYRSKGFDDNRGLRIDVILATPALAERCVESGIDYELRGIEKPSDHAPIWSTFNA from the coding sequence ATGAAGGTAATCTCATTTAACATTAACGGCCTGCGCGCCCGTTTACACCAGTTGCAAGCGGTGATTGATAAACATCAACCAGATATCATTGGCTTACAAGAAATCAAAGTGCATGATGAAGCCTTCCCGCTTGAGGATGTACAAAAAATGGGTTATCACGTTTTTTTCCATGGTCAAAAAGCGCATTACGGCGTGGCAATGCTATGTAAGCAGGAACCTAAATCGGTTGTAAAAGGTTTTGCAACCGATACAGATGAATCACAGCGTCGTATGATCAGCGTAACAGTGACTCAAGAAAATGGTCGCGATCTTACTGTGATGAATGGCTACTTCCCGCAAGGCGATAATATTGCCCATGAAACCAAGTTCCCATATAAGCGTCAATTCTATAAAGATCTAATGACTCACTTAGAAGATAATCACACGCCAGAGCAAGATGTTATTGTGATGGGCGACATTAATATTTCACCGACCGATCTCGACATTGGTATTGGAGAGCCTAACCGTAAGCGCTGGTTAAAAACGGGTAAATGTTCTTTTCAACCAGAAGAGCGTGAATGGCTAAGCACGTTATTAAACTGGGGCTTTAAAGATACCTTCCGTGAACTATACCCAGAAAAAACCGAACAATATTCGTGGTTTGATTACCGCTCAAAAGGTTTTGATGACAACCGCGGTTTACGTATTGATGTGATTTTAGCAACCCCAGCGCTTGCTGAGCGTTGTGTTGAGTCAGGTATCGATTACGAATTACGTGGTATCGAGAAACCATCTGATCATGCGCCAATTTGGTCAACATTTAACGCATGA
- a CDS encoding DNA translocase FtsK 4TM domain-containing protein — protein MRLNGVQRLLETGLIISTFAAVFILCALISFDPADPSWSQTGEFVNVKNITGTAGAWIADILLLSFGWLAYLVPVAIQLFGYLLFKQPHRILQLDYTTLALRVIGFALFITSATAISSINFDDIYNFSSGGVVGDVIATAMMPTFNFTGTSILLLCFFFAGLTLLTGVSWVQFVDFVGKWVMKIFYFLRAQFSAWLNREREAVKPTSAEPDANFEQQDSNPAIGFNDIDEPATKPSQTQKKQPSSSDDEFEGFDELDDILDQEIGFSALDDESFDTVSALNALDQSPVVEPEKPVTTVVSPARPMPKAKPAYQPPPTAKEKFEALLDEQPPANPLPSLDLLDRPDKAKNPLSQEELDGISRLVETKLLDFNIQAAVVGVYPGPVVTRFELDLAPGIKVAKITGLAKDLARSLSAVSVRVVEVIPGKTYVGLELPNKHREIVRLSEVINAPKFESNPSPLTMVLGKDIAGEPVCADLGKMPHLLVAGTTGSGKSVGVNVMILSLLYKSGPDDVRMIMIDPKMLELSVYEGIPHLLCEVVTDMKEAANALRWCVGEMERRYKLMSALGVRNLKGYNQKVLDAKEAGHPILDPLFKDTDGMADGPEELGKLPSIVVVIDEFADMMMIVGKKVEELIARIAQKARAAGIHLVLATQRPSVDVITGLIKANIPTRMAFQVSSKIDSRTILDQQGAENLLGMGDMLYLPPGTSVPVRVHGAFVDDHEVHAVVDDWKKRGKPNYIDEILSGDATEEILLPGETSEDGDEESDPLYDEAVSFVIETGKVSVSSVQRKLRVGYNRAARLVEQMETSGIVSAPGHNGAREVLVPNGGAN, from the coding sequence ATGCGCCTAAATGGTGTTCAAAGACTGTTAGAAACGGGGCTAATTATTAGTACCTTTGCAGCAGTATTTATTTTATGTGCATTAATTAGTTTTGATCCAGCCGATCCTTCTTGGTCGCAAACCGGTGAATTTGTTAATGTTAAGAATATTACCGGCACCGCAGGTGCATGGATTGCGGATATCCTTTTGCTTAGTTTTGGCTGGCTAGCTTATCTTGTGCCAGTAGCCATTCAGCTGTTTGGCTATTTACTGTTTAAACAACCTCATCGTATTTTACAGCTTGACTACACCACGCTTGCTCTAAGAGTCATTGGCTTTGCGTTATTCATTACCTCAGCCACGGCAATTAGTAGCATCAATTTTGATGACATATATAATTTTTCATCGGGCGGGGTAGTAGGTGATGTGATTGCCACAGCCATGATGCCTACTTTTAATTTCACTGGCACCTCTATTTTATTGTTGTGTTTCTTTTTTGCCGGTCTAACGCTACTAACAGGAGTTTCTTGGGTTCAGTTTGTAGACTTTGTTGGTAAGTGGGTGATGAAAATATTCTACTTCTTACGCGCGCAGTTTTCTGCATGGTTAAATCGCGAAAGAGAAGCGGTTAAACCAACGTCAGCCGAGCCAGACGCTAACTTTGAACAGCAAGATAGCAACCCAGCTATAGGTTTCAATGACATAGACGAGCCAGCAACAAAGCCATCACAAACACAGAAAAAACAGCCAAGCAGTAGTGATGATGAATTTGAAGGTTTTGATGAGCTTGACGATATTCTTGACCAAGAAATTGGCTTTAGTGCGCTTGATGACGAATCATTCGATACTGTATCGGCACTTAATGCGCTTGATCAAAGCCCAGTCGTTGAGCCAGAAAAACCTGTAACAACGGTTGTATCGCCTGCGCGCCCAATGCCAAAGGCAAAACCTGCGTACCAGCCACCGCCAACGGCAAAAGAAAAGTTTGAAGCCTTACTAGATGAGCAACCGCCTGCTAACCCATTACCATCGCTAGATTTACTCGATCGCCCAGATAAAGCGAAAAATCCATTATCACAAGAAGAGCTCGATGGTATCTCACGTTTAGTTGAAACCAAACTACTTGATTTTAATATTCAAGCTGCGGTTGTGGGTGTTTATCCAGGTCCGGTTGTAACTCGCTTTGAGCTTGATTTAGCGCCGGGTATCAAAGTAGCCAAAATCACCGGCCTAGCTAAAGATTTAGCGCGTTCACTGTCTGCTGTGAGTGTTCGTGTTGTAGAGGTTATTCCAGGTAAAACTTATGTTGGTTTAGAGCTACCTAACAAACACCGTGAAATAGTGCGTTTAAGTGAAGTTATTAACGCACCTAAATTTGAATCAAACCCATCACCACTGACTATGGTGTTAGGTAAAGACATTGCTGGCGAACCGGTATGTGCTGACCTTGGCAAAATGCCGCATTTACTCGTTGCAGGTACCACAGGTTCAGGTAAGTCAGTGGGCGTTAATGTAATGATATTAAGCTTACTGTACAAATCGGGCCCTGATGATGTTCGTATGATCATGATTGACCCGAAAATGCTTGAACTTTCGGTGTACGAAGGCATCCCACATTTATTATGTGAAGTTGTTACCGACATGAAAGAAGCAGCCAATGCATTGCGTTGGTGTGTAGGCGAAATGGAACGTCGTTATAAGCTAATGTCGGCGCTTGGGGTGCGTAACTTAAAAGGTTACAACCAAAAAGTGCTTGATGCGAAAGAAGCGGGTCACCCTATTTTAGACCCACTTTTTAAAGACACAGATGGCATGGCCGATGGCCCTGAAGAGCTTGGTAAATTGCCAAGTATTGTGGTGGTGATAGACGAATTTGCCGACATGATGATGATCGTGGGTAAAAAAGTGGAAGAGCTGATTGCTCGTATTGCACAAAAAGCTCGTGCTGCAGGTATTCATTTAGTGCTAGCAACACAGCGCCCATCGGTTGACGTTATTACAGGTTTAATTAAAGCGAATATTCCAACGCGTATGGCGTTCCAAGTTTCAAGTAAAATTGACTCGCGTACCATTTTAGATCAGCAAGGTGCCGAAAACTTACTGGGTATGGGTGACATGCTTTACTTACCGCCGGGTACCAGTGTGCCAGTGCGTGTACATGGCGCGTTTGTCGACGACCACGAAGTTCACGCGGTTGTAGATGATTGGAAAAAACGTGGTAAACCAAATTATATAGATGAAATTTTAAGTGGTGATGCCACAGAAGAAATTTTACTACCTGGAGAAACCAGTGAAGACGGTGATGAAGAGTCAGATCCGCTTTACGATGAAGCAGTATCATTTGTAATTGAAACCGGCAAAGTGTCGGTATCGAGTGTACAGCGTAAGCTTCGCGTAGGTTATAACCGCGCAGCTCGCTTAGTTGAACAAATGGAAACATCAGGCATTGTTAGCGCACCGGGTCATAACGGTGCTCGCGAAGTCTTAGTGCCAAATGGTGGAGCAAATTAA
- the ald gene encoding alanine dehydrogenase → MIIGVPKEIKNHEYRVGMVPASVRELVNHGHQVFVETDAGMGIGFTNEDYVAAGAEILPTAADVFAKAEMIVKVKEPQAVERAMLREDQILFTYLHLAPDLPQTEDLVKSGAICIAYETVTDARGGLPLLAPMSEVAGRMSIQAGAQALEKSNHGRGMLLGGVPGVEPAKVVVIGGGMVGRSAAQMAVGLGADVVVLDRNIDVLRALDAQFGNKVKAIYSTADALEKHVLEADLVIGGVLIPGAAAPKLVTAEHIKAMKPGSAIVDVAIDQGGCIATSKATTHADPTYIVDDVVHYCVANMPGAVPRTSTFALNNATLPYIINLANKGYKKALLDDAHFLKGLNVIKGQVTYKEVAEAFNMEYVDPRTAVENA, encoded by the coding sequence ATGATTATTGGTGTACCTAAAGAAATTAAAAACCATGAATACCGTGTAGGTATGGTTCCTGCGAGTGTTCGTGAACTAGTAAACCATGGCCACCAAGTGTTTGTTGAAACTGATGCAGGTATGGGCATTGGCTTCACTAACGAAGATTATGTTGCAGCTGGTGCTGAAATTTTACCAACCGCTGCTGACGTTTTTGCTAAAGCTGAAATGATCGTTAAAGTAAAAGAGCCTCAAGCTGTTGAGCGTGCAATGTTACGCGAAGACCAAATTCTATTTACTTACCTTCACTTAGCACCGGATCTTCCACAAACTGAAGACCTAGTTAAAAGCGGCGCAATCTGTATCGCTTACGAAACTGTAACTGACGCTCGTGGCGGTTTACCTCTTCTTGCTCCTATGAGTGAAGTTGCTGGTCGTATGTCTATCCAAGCTGGTGCACAAGCGCTTGAAAAATCAAACCACGGCCGTGGTATGTTACTGGGCGGTGTACCTGGTGTTGAGCCAGCTAAAGTTGTTGTTATCGGTGGCGGCATGGTTGGTCGTAGCGCAGCGCAAATGGCAGTTGGCCTAGGTGCTGATGTTGTTGTTCTTGACCGTAACATCGACGTATTACGTGCATTAGACGCACAGTTCGGTAACAAAGTTAAAGCTATTTACTCTACTGCTGATGCGTTAGAAAAACACGTACTAGAAGCTGACCTTGTGATCGGTGGCGTACTAATCCCAGGTGCGGCAGCGCCTAAACTAGTTACAGCTGAGCACATCAAAGCAATGAAGCCTGGCTCTGCTATCGTTGACGTTGCAATCGACCAAGGTGGTTGTATCGCTACTTCTAAAGCAACAACTCACGCAGATCCTACTTACATCGTTGATGACGTTGTTCACTACTGTGTTGCTAACATGCCAGGTGCTGTACCACGTACTTCTACGTTTGCACTTAACAACGCAACATTACCGTATATCATCAACCTTGCTAACAAAGGCTATAAGAAAGCGCTTCTTGATGATGCACATTTCTTAAAAGGCTTAAACGTGATCAAAGGCCAAGTTACTTATAAAGAAGTAGCTGAAGCTTTCAACATGGAATATGTTGACCCACGTACAGCGGTTGAAAATGCTTAA
- the lrp gene encoding leucine-responsive transcriptional regulator Lrp, which produces MHQLLDRIDRKILMELQLDGRISNVELARRVGLSATPCLERVKKLEREGYILGYKAVVDPAKLGQGLSVYVEVTITKTSPDVFEEFNAAVKKHDEIIECHLVSGNFDFLLKTRVNDMSEYRNVLGDILLKLPNVSESRTYVVMEEVKGEQGVIIRPYIA; this is translated from the coding sequence ATGCACCAATTACTCGACCGAATTGACCGTAAAATTTTAATGGAATTACAGCTCGATGGTCGGATCTCTAACGTAGAGCTGGCAAGGCGTGTAGGCCTAAGTGCAACACCCTGTTTAGAGCGGGTAAAAAAGCTCGAAAGGGAAGGGTACATACTCGGTTATAAAGCCGTGGTAGATCCTGCAAAACTCGGGCAAGGTTTGTCGGTTTATGTAGAAGTGACTATCACTAAAACATCACCCGATGTATTTGAAGAATTTAACGCTGCAGTTAAAAAGCACGATGAAATTATTGAATGCCATTTAGTATCAGGTAATTTCGACTTTCTATTAAAAACGCGGGTAAACGACATGTCGGAATATCGAAATGTTTTAGGGGATATTCTACTAAAACTACCTAATGTCAGTGAAAGCCGAACCTATGTGGTAATGGAAGAAGTAAAAGGTGAGCAAGGGGTCATTATTCGCCCATATATTGCCTAA
- a CDS encoding EF-hand domain-containing protein, whose protein sequence is MKKLTLASTILAALSLSACSASNSLAKIDSDFGSLDNDNDGYISKVEADDDAIWEHFSNIDTNMDEQISRTEFNAYMQLNTGKVATDSEVSESAFKAEIAKFDPIENDFKSLDNDKNGYISIEEADDDDIANHFGYMDSNKDKRVSRNEFISYINKYGSEVAEDDALEMLNKS, encoded by the coding sequence ATGAAAAAGTTAACTTTAGCATCAACAATTTTAGCAGCATTAAGCCTATCAGCCTGTTCTGCGAGTAACTCTTTAGCAAAAATCGACAGCGATTTTGGCAGCCTAGATAATGACAACGACGGTTATATCTCTAAAGTAGAAGCTGACGACGATGCTATTTGGGAGCACTTTTCAAATATCGATACCAATATGGATGAGCAAATCAGCCGTACTGAATTTAATGCTTACATGCAGTTAAATACAGGCAAGGTGGCAACTGATAGTGAGGTATCTGAATCAGCATTTAAAGCTGAAATCGCTAAATTTGACCCAATCGAAAATGACTTTAAATCGTTAGATAACGATAAAAATGGCTATATTTCTATTGAAGAAGCGGATGACGACGACATTGCAAATCACTTTGGCTATATGGATAGCAACAAAGATAAACGTGTAAGCCGCAATGAGTTTATTAGTTACATTAATAAATATGGCAGTGAAGTTGCCGAAGACGACGCGTTAGAGATGCTTAACAAGAGCTAA
- a CDS encoding energy-coupling factor ABC transporter permease, with translation MIETMQWQLPLWSCVALVLWLSFDKQSASQLLATPIRQVGVLACALVLAILWRIKAGILPGLELHILGVTAVTLILGWRLAIFASSLASLLLVLVAQLPLPLLPVHLLFTAFIPITLSYLCFVLCYSYLPRHFFIYIFLCAFLTAAVIACIKILTSGVFYYLLGDYSFIEISENYLILCAIIWFPEAMLNGMAITLLITYRPHWVKTFYDKDYLDS, from the coding sequence ATGATAGAGACGATGCAATGGCAGCTCCCTTTGTGGAGCTGTGTGGCTTTAGTACTTTGGCTAAGCTTTGATAAGCAAAGCGCATCCCAATTATTGGCAACACCAATAAGACAAGTGGGTGTGCTCGCGTGTGCTTTAGTACTTGCAATATTATGGCGCATTAAAGCGGGAATATTGCCGGGCCTCGAATTGCATATATTAGGGGTCACCGCAGTGACCCTGATTTTAGGTTGGCGACTGGCTATTTTTGCAAGCAGCCTTGCAAGTCTACTGCTGGTGTTAGTCGCTCAGTTACCACTGCCCTTATTGCCTGTGCATTTACTATTTACGGCATTTATACCTATCACGCTGAGTTACTTGTGTTTTGTACTTTGCTATAGCTATTTACCAAGACACTTTTTTATTTATATCTTTTTATGCGCATTTTTAACCGCGGCTGTTATCGCTTGTATCAAAATACTTACCAGTGGTGTGTTTTATTACTTATTGGGTGATTACAGTTTTATTGAGATTTCAGAAAACTATCTCATTCTATGTGCCATAATTTGGTTTCCTGAAGCAATGCTCAATGGCATGGCTATTACCTTGTTGATCACCTATCGCCCGCACTGGGTTAAAACCTTTTATGATAAGGACTATTTAGACTCATGA